One window of Candidatus Eisenbacteria bacterium genomic DNA carries:
- a CDS encoding TlpA disulfide reductase family protein translates to MFFAVTPVVSQAQNLPAAPPFTVKTFEGKTVRLADLRGKPVVLDFWATWCRPCRAAMPHLDAVQKRFGEGRLVVIGLSVDEEDVDHDVKRFARDLGVSFRLGMANEKTLDGYGPIRSLPTTFFINRQGEVVRRVKGYIDSETLDSYVLEIVNPNPLTTGRQP, encoded by the coding sequence TTGTTTTTCGCAGTCACGCCCGTCGTCTCGCAAGCCCAGAACCTTCCCGCCGCGCCTCCCTTCACCGTGAAGACGTTCGAAGGAAAGACGGTGAGGCTGGCTGACCTTCGCGGCAAGCCTGTCGTCCTCGACTTCTGGGCGACCTGGTGCCGGCCGTGCCGCGCCGCGATGCCTCACCTCGACGCGGTCCAGAAGCGCTTTGGAGAAGGCCGCCTCGTGGTCATCGGACTGTCGGTCGACGAGGAGGACGTGGACCACGACGTGAAGCGGTTCGCCCGGGATCTCGGGGTGAGCTTCCGTCTCGGGATGGCGAACGAGAAGACACTTGATGGCTACGGGCCGATCCGCTCGCTTCCGACCACCTTCTTCATCAACCGTCAGGGCGAGGTCGTGCGGCGGGTGAAAGGCTACATCGACTCCGAGACCCTCGACTCCTACGTCCTCGAGATCGTCAATCCCAACCCGTTGACGACGGGCCGCCAGCCCTAA
- the secG gene encoding preprotein translocase subunit SecG: MYGLLLALHIIICLSLILVILLQSGKGGGLAGGAFGGTAQTVFGGRGATDVLTKATMVLGGAFFVTSLVLALMSTGTRIPSRSLIQEEARRAIPTAPQQGGAPQQAPPAGQQQAPTQGAPPAGAQPPAGGGGQPAPTGAPPGGR, encoded by the coding sequence ATGTACGGCTTGCTGCTCGCCCTCCACATCATCATCTGTCTCTCGCTGATCCTCGTGATCCTGCTTCAGTCGGGGAAAGGCGGCGGACTGGCGGGAGGGGCTTTCGGCGGAACCGCCCAGACCGTGTTCGGCGGTCGTGGCGCCACCGACGTGCTCACCAAGGCGACGATGGTTCTTGGCGGAGCCTTCTTCGTGACGTCGCTGGTCCTGGCGCTGATGTCAACCGGTACGCGGATACCCTCGCGAAGCCTCATCCAGGAGGAAGCTCGGCGCGCGATCCCGACCGCACCGCAGCAGGGTGGAGCGCCTCAGCAGGCGCCGCCGGCGGGTCAGCAGCAGGCTCCCACGCAGGGAGCTCCGCCCGCTGGAGCGCAGCCTCCCGCAGGCGGTGGCGGCCAGCCGGCGCCGACAGGCGCGCCTCCCGGCGGTCGCTGA
- the tpiA gene encoding triose-phosphate isomerase, translated as MSTSWPRRPRLVAGNWKMNKTAPEAVATARALKDGGIPNGAALLVCPPFTALAPVRDILEGSGILLGAQNLHAEPHGAFTGEVSGSMLSAAGCRMVIVGHSERRHGMGEDDATVARKLRAALRDGLIPIVCVGETLAQREAGQTEAVLTRQIEAAYRGLPASDARGTVIAYEPVWAIGTGRVATTEQARDAHRVIRSALDAHGEGRLGSELAILYGGSVNAANAAGLFSEDDVDGALVGGASLDPQGFRAIAEAAARPVSGAR; from the coding sequence GTGAGCACGAGCTGGCCTAGGCGACCCCGCCTGGTGGCGGGGAACTGGAAGATGAACAAGACCGCTCCCGAGGCCGTGGCCACCGCCCGCGCATTGAAGGACGGCGGGATTCCCAACGGCGCCGCGCTGCTCGTCTGTCCGCCGTTCACAGCGCTCGCGCCGGTGCGCGACATCCTCGAGGGGAGCGGCATCCTGCTTGGCGCGCAGAACCTCCACGCGGAGCCGCACGGCGCTTTTACCGGCGAGGTCTCGGGCAGCATGCTTTCCGCGGCGGGATGCCGGATGGTGATCGTGGGGCACTCCGAGCGCCGCCACGGCATGGGAGAAGACGACGCGACGGTCGCGCGCAAGCTGCGCGCCGCCCTGCGAGACGGACTGATCCCCATCGTGTGCGTGGGGGAGACGCTCGCGCAGCGCGAGGCCGGCCAGACCGAAGCCGTGCTGACGCGCCAGATCGAAGCGGCCTATCGCGGGCTGCCGGCCAGTGACGCGCGGGGCACCGTGATCGCCTACGAGCCGGTGTGGGCGATCGGCACCGGACGCGTGGCGACCACCGAGCAGGCGCGCGATGCGCATCGAGTCATCCGAAGCGCCCTGGACGCCCACGGCGAAGGTCGTCTGGGGTCCGAGCTGGCGATCCTCTATGGCGGAAGCGTGAATGCCGCCAACGCGGCGGGGCTGTTCTCCGAGGACGACGTCGATGGAGCGCTGGTCGGCGGCGCCTCCCTGGATCCCCAGGGATTCCGGGCGATCGCCGAAGCGGCCGCGCGCCCGGTGTCAGGAGCGCGTTGA
- a CDS encoding phosphoglycerate kinase, translating into MTLRDIDPTAKRVLTRVDFNVPLQDGEVSDDTRLVATLPTIRYLLHKQARLVLMSHLGRPKGGPDPRYSLKPVARRLERLLRMPIGFADDCIGTLAEQRSKQLKDGEVLLLENLRFHPEEEKNDPGFARSLATLGDVYVNDAFGAAHRAHASTEGVARLLKPAAAGFLMEQELNHLGAALENPGRPFIAILGGAKISGKIDVITSLLSKVDALLIGGAMMFTFLRARGVATGRSLVEEDRVEMARRVTADAASRGVDLVLPVDCVASTASDGTAPGKVTAVDRLGAEEMGVDIGPETVKRFAEKIQNAKTVLWNGPMGVFEVPAFAEGTLAVARALADATGRGAVTIVGGGDSAAAVQQAGVAERLTHLSTGGGASLEFLEGKVLPGVAALDDRRA; encoded by the coding sequence CTGACGCTGCGGGACATCGATCCGACCGCGAAGCGCGTGCTCACGCGCGTGGACTTCAACGTCCCTCTGCAGGACGGCGAAGTGAGCGACGATACGCGGCTCGTCGCCACGCTTCCCACGATCCGTTATCTGCTCCACAAGCAGGCGCGGCTGGTGCTCATGTCGCACCTCGGGCGGCCCAAGGGCGGGCCCGACCCGCGCTACAGCCTGAAGCCGGTCGCTCGGCGGCTGGAGCGGCTGCTGAGGATGCCGATCGGCTTCGCGGACGACTGCATCGGTACTTTGGCGGAGCAGCGCTCGAAGCAGCTGAAGGACGGCGAGGTCCTGCTGCTCGAGAACCTCCGCTTCCATCCCGAAGAGGAGAAGAACGATCCCGGGTTCGCACGCTCGCTGGCCACGCTGGGCGATGTGTACGTCAACGACGCCTTCGGCGCCGCCCATCGCGCGCACGCATCCACCGAAGGCGTGGCGCGGCTGCTCAAGCCGGCCGCGGCCGGTTTCCTGATGGAGCAGGAGCTCAACCATCTCGGCGCGGCGCTCGAGAATCCGGGACGGCCGTTCATCGCCATCCTGGGCGGCGCCAAGATCTCCGGCAAGATCGACGTGATCACGTCACTGCTGTCCAAGGTGGACGCGCTGCTCATCGGCGGGGCGATGATGTTCACCTTCCTGCGCGCGCGAGGCGTCGCGACGGGGCGCTCGCTGGTGGAGGAGGATCGCGTCGAGATGGCGCGCCGGGTCACGGCCGACGCGGCTTCGCGCGGCGTGGATCTCGTGCTGCCGGTCGACTGCGTGGCATCGACCGCGTCCGACGGCACGGCACCGGGCAAGGTGACGGCGGTCGATCGATTGGGGGCCGAGGAGATGGGCGTCGATATCGGACCCGAGACGGTGAAACGCTTCGCCGAGAAGATCCAGAACGCGAAGACGGTGCTGTGGAACGGGCCGATGGGCGTCTTCGAAGTTCCGGCCTTCGCCGAAGGCACGCTCGCGGTCGCGCGCGCGCTCGCCGACGCCACGGGCCGTGGCGCGGTGACGATCGTGGGAGGCGGCGACTCCGCGGCCGCCGTGCAGCAGGCGGGCGTGGCGGAGCGCCTGACGCATCTCTCCACGGGAGGCGGCGCTTCGCTCGAGTTCCTCGAGGGCAAGGTGCTCCCGGGTGTCGCCGCCCTCGACGATCGCCGGGCGTGA
- the gap gene encoding type I glyceraldehyde-3-phosphate dehydrogenase codes for MAIRIGINGFGRIGRLVLRAAHERRAPLEIVAVNDVTDAPTLAHLLRYDTIHRTFPDAGPAVDGALQVAGKKIQVLSEKEPSKLPWKSLGVEVVLEATGKFTDKASASAHLSAGARGVLISAPAKDVDITFVMGVNHQAFDRSKHVVVSIGSCTTNCLAPMAKVIHDHFEIEHGLMTTIHAYTNDQRILDLPHKDLRRARAAAQNMIPTSTGAAKAIGLVMPELKGKLDGLAVRVPVMNGSLTDLVCRVRKPADAAAVNAAMKAAAQGPMKGILEYCTDPIVSSDVIGNPSSSVFDSLSTTVMDGSLVKTLSWYDNEWGFSNRVVDALTLMA; via the coding sequence ATGGCCATTCGGATCGGCATCAACGGCTTCGGCCGGATCGGGCGCCTGGTCTTGCGCGCGGCGCACGAGCGTCGCGCTCCGCTCGAGATCGTGGCCGTGAACGACGTCACCGACGCGCCCACACTGGCGCACCTGCTCCGCTACGACACCATCCACCGGACCTTTCCTGACGCCGGGCCGGCCGTCGACGGCGCGCTCCAGGTGGCGGGCAAGAAGATCCAGGTGCTGAGCGAAAAAGAGCCGTCCAAGCTGCCGTGGAAGTCGCTGGGCGTGGAGGTCGTGCTCGAGGCGACCGGGAAGTTCACCGACAAGGCCTCCGCTTCCGCCCACTTGAGCGCCGGAGCGCGCGGGGTGCTGATCTCGGCGCCGGCGAAGGACGTGGATATCACCTTCGTCATGGGCGTGAACCACCAGGCGTTCGACCGCTCCAAGCACGTGGTGGTCAGCATCGGCTCGTGCACGACCAATTGCCTGGCCCCGATGGCGAAGGTGATCCACGACCACTTCGAGATCGAGCATGGGCTGATGACCACCATCCATGCCTACACCAACGATCAGCGCATCCTCGACCTGCCCCACAAGGATCTGAGGCGCGCGCGGGCCGCGGCCCAGAACATGATCCCGACCTCCACCGGCGCGGCCAAGGCGATCGGGCTCGTGATGCCCGAGCTCAAGGGCAAGCTCGACGGCCTGGCGGTGCGGGTGCCGGTGATGAACGGATCGCTGACCGACCTGGTGTGCCGGGTCCGGAAGCCTGCCGACGCCGCCGCGGTCAACGCGGCCATGAAAGCCGCGGCTCAGGGACCGATGAAGGGCATTCTCGAATACTGCACCGATCCGATCGTCTCCTCGGACGTCATCGGAAATCCCTCCAGCAGCGTGTTCGACTCGCTCTCCACCACGGTGATGGACGGCAGCCTCGTGAAGACCCTGTCGTGGTACGACAACGAATGGGGCTTCTCGAACCGCGTGGTGGACGCGTTGACACTGATGGCCTAG